In the Streptomyces sp. WMMC940 genome, ACGAGGACGTGGCATTCGCAACGATCACCGAACACGTCGTGCGCCAGGTGTCGGGCGAGCGGGCCGGTGACCTGGCCGCCGTCGTCGACCGCCACCGCCGGCTGATGACCTCGGGCCCGGCGGGCGGCGGCCCGGAGGTCGTCCTCGATCTCCTCGGCTCCGACCTGGACCTTCGCGCCTGGGTACTCTCCCCCGCCGGGCGCCGGATCGCCGGGGCGGGCGAACCGCTGCCGCCGGGGACCGGCGCCGAACTGGCCGCCGAGCATCTGGCCGCGACCCGCACGGGGCGCCGCGGCCCGCACCGCGCCACCGTCCGCGGCACCACGTATTCGCTGTTCCCGATCCGGAACACGGGCCGGGGCGCCGCACCGGCCTCCCGGGACGTCCGGGAGACCGTGCTGTCGGACTGGCTGCTGGCCGTGGAGGCCGACGCGTCCGACTGGCCCGCCGCCCGGCTCGACCTGCTGCAGGGCGTCACCCAGCTGATCGCCGTCGAACGGGACCGGCGGGAGGCGGCCCGCACGGTACGGCGCCGGCTGGCCCAGGAGGTCCTGGAACTCGTCCAGGCGGGCGCTCCGCCCGCCGAGATCGCCGCCCGCCTCAGGGTCGCCGCTCCCGTCCTGCTGCCGGGCCTCGGCACGGCGCCCCACTGGCAGGTCGTCGTGGCCCGGGTCGACTGGGACGCGGAGGGCGGCTCCGCCGTCGAGGCCGGGCCGGCCGCCCAGTCGCTCCTGGAGGAGATCCTCGTGGACCCGGCGGCGCCGGGCTCCGAGACCGCGGACCGGATCGCCGTCGCCCACAGCGGTGAGGAGGCCGTGGCGCTCGTCCCGCTGCCGGCGGTGCCGGCCGCTGCGGGCGAGGCGGGCGAGACGGGCGAGCCGCCCGAGGGACGGACCGACGAGCAGGGCCCCGGCCGGCACGACGGACCCGGGCTCCACGCGGACGCACTGCTCGAGGCGGTCCGCGAACCGCTCTCCGCGGGCCTCGCCGACGACGGCCGCCTCACCCTCGGCGTCAGCGCCGCCGTCCACTCCGCGGAAGGACTGCGCGGCGCCCTGGAGGAGGCCCGGCACGCCCGCCGCGTGGCAGCCGCCCGCCCCGGACGGGTGTGCGCGGCCGGCCACCACGAGCTGGCCTCGCACGTCCTGCTGCTGCCGTTCGTCCCCGACGACGTCCGCAGGGCGTTCACCGCCCGGCTCCTCGACCCGCTGCGCGACTACGACCGCCGCCATCGCGCCGAACTCATCCCGACGCTCGGGGCGTTCCTGGACTGCGACGGCTCGTGGACGCGCTGCGCGACCCGGCTCCATCTGCACGTCAACACGCTGCGGTACCGGGTCGGGCGGATCGAGCAGCTGACGGGCCGGGACCTGTCGCGGCTGGAGGACAAGCTGGACTTCTTCCTGGCCCTGCGGATGAGCTGATCGGAGGGTGAGCCGACGCGGGGACGAGGGGACCCGGGGTAAGCCGACGCGGGGATGAGCCGACCGGGGGATGAGCCGACTGCGGCCCGGAGAGGACTGCAGCGGCCCGCGGCCTGCCGGGCCGGGGCGCGGCGCGCGGGTGCATGTTCGGGCTTCGGGCTTCGGGCTTCGGGCTTCGGGCTTCGGGCTTCGGGCTTCGGGCTTCGGGCTTCGGGCAGGAACGACCGGAGCCGCCGGGGGCCGTGGCTTCTCGTGGGGAGCGACCAGGGGACCGGAGGGCCGTCCGGGCGGAGTTCCGCGGGGACCGCCATCCGCCGGTCCGGCCGGCCCGACTGAGGCGGCGTCCACCGCGGAGGACCGAGCGGGAACGACGGACCCGGCGCCGACCTGCGACGCAGCAGACGATCGCACACTCGCGAGGGGAATCGCTACGCACCCCGCGCGCGGTGAGGCCCCGTCAAGCGGCGTACATCCGTTCACCCGAATGTCTGGGAATCATCGACCGGGCCCGTATCGCACCGGAATTGCACGGCCTTCGTCGATCAAACTCCCGACGATTGTGAATTGATTCACCAGACCCCTTGGCCACGCAGCCCGATCCGTGCTCTCATTCCGTCTGACTCAACAGCACAATGGCGCGCTTGGGGAGGGCAATGTGGCGTATACCGCCATGTCTGGTTCCGGAACCACAGCAAGTGACGATCCACTCCAGACCGCGGTATGGCGGCTGCGCTCGCGCGGCTGTTGGACGGACGCGGCAGCCCTCCTCGCCCCCCGCGCGACGTCCCCCGCGCTGACCGTGCAACGCGCCTCGCTCCTCGTGGAACGCTGTCTGTTCACCGGCGTCGGCTGGGCGGACGCGGAGGACGCCCTGCGCGCGGCGGAGGCCGCGGCGGGGGACGACGACGAGCGCGGCGCGGCCGCCTGCGAGCGCGGTCAACTCGCCTACGCCTCAACCGTGCTGGGCGTGCGCGACCGGGCCGACGAGGCGCGCGCCGCCCTCGGCCGGGCGGCCGCGCTGCTCGCACCGGAGGCGGCGGGCCGA is a window encoding:
- a CDS encoding PucR family transcriptional regulator, whose product is MRLRALLETDALGLRLLGGDDELDRTVRGVMTTDLRDPSRYLSGGELVLTGLAWRRSADDSEPFVRILASAGVVGLAAGEAELGDIPDDLVLACERHRLPLFAVNEDVAFATITEHVVRQVSGERAGDLAAVVDRHRRLMTSGPAGGGPEVVLDLLGSDLDLRAWVLSPAGRRIAGAGEPLPPGTGAELAAEHLAATRTGRRGPHRATVRGTTYSLFPIRNTGRGAAPASRDVRETVLSDWLLAVEADASDWPAARLDLLQGVTQLIAVERDRREAARTVRRRLAQEVLELVQAGAPPAEIAARLRVAAPVLLPGLGTAPHWQVVVARVDWDAEGGSAVEAGPAAQSLLEEILVDPAAPGSETADRIAVAHSGEEAVALVPLPAVPAAAGEAGETGEPPEGRTDEQGPGRHDGPGLHADALLEAVREPLSAGLADDGRLTLGVSAAVHSAEGLRGALEEARHARRVAAARPGRVCAAGHHELASHVLLLPFVPDDVRRAFTARLLDPLRDYDRRHRAELIPTLGAFLDCDGSWTRCATRLHLHVNTLRYRVGRIEQLTGRDLSRLEDKLDFFLALRMS